A portion of the Thermomicrobiales bacterium genome contains these proteins:
- the hemL gene encoding glutamate-1-semialdehyde 2,1-aminomutase — protein sequence MAQTRTISHAKSIAAFDRATRVIPGGVNSPVRAFRSVGGQPVFIAGGSGAHIRDIDGNEYLDYVLSWGPLILGHAYPAVVEAVTRAAANGASFGAPTEAETELAELLASLVPGADMVRLVSSGTEATMTALRLARAATGRDRIVKFSGCYHGHADMLLVQAGSGVATLGLPDSPGVPAGATASTLVATYNDLGSVEELFTSFGSEIAAIIVEPVAGNMGLVPPVPGFLDGLRDITSRHGALLIFDEVLCGFRAGPRGAAALYGIEPDIITLGKVIGGGLPLAAYAGKREIMQEVAPAGPMYQAGTLSGNPLAVAAGIETLRAIGQPGVFEALEHSTTRLIEGLAEAAADAGIPVQTAQVGSLFGMFFNNRPVHSWDDAATSDADRFGRWFQSMLAQGIYLAPSQFETGFLSTAHTSADIDQTIEAARAAMRQIG from the coding sequence ATGGCGCAAACACGAACTATCAGTCATGCGAAGTCGATCGCTGCGTTTGATCGCGCGACCAGGGTCATTCCGGGTGGAGTGAACTCCCCAGTGCGCGCGTTTCGGAGCGTTGGCGGGCAACCGGTCTTTATTGCCGGTGGGTCCGGTGCTCACATCCGCGACATCGATGGCAACGAATACCTCGATTATGTCCTGTCGTGGGGACCGTTGATCCTTGGCCACGCCTATCCGGCAGTCGTCGAGGCCGTCACCCGCGCGGCGGCGAACGGTGCCAGCTTTGGCGCGCCGACGGAAGCGGAAACCGAGTTGGCCGAACTATTGGCGAGTCTGGTCCCCGGTGCCGACATGGTGCGACTCGTGTCCTCCGGCACCGAAGCAACGATGACGGCGCTCCGGCTGGCGCGCGCAGCGACCGGTCGCGACCGCATCGTCAAATTCTCGGGCTGCTACCACGGCCACGCCGATATGCTGCTCGTTCAGGCCGGCAGCGGCGTTGCGACACTCGGTCTGCCCGACTCTCCCGGCGTTCCGGCCGGGGCCACCGCGAGCACGCTGGTTGCCACCTACAACGATCTGGGCTCGGTAGAGGAGCTGTTTACTTCGTTCGGCTCAGAGATCGCGGCCATCATCGTCGAGCCGGTCGCCGGAAACATGGGGCTCGTCCCGCCGGTGCCCGGCTTCCTCGACGGGTTGCGCGACATCACCAGCCGCCACGGCGCGTTGCTGATCTTCGATGAGGTGCTGTGCGGGTTCCGCGCCGGCCCGCGTGGCGCGGCGGCGCTCTACGGCATCGAGCCGGACATCATCACGCTCGGCAAGGTTATCGGAGGTGGACTGCCCCTGGCTGCCTACGCAGGTAAGCGCGAGATCATGCAGGAGGTCGCTCCGGCCGGCCCGATGTATCAGGCTGGGACACTCTCCGGCAATCCGCTCGCCGTCGCTGCCGGGATTGAAACACTTCGCGCGATCGGCCAGCCGGGTGTCTTCGAAGCACTGGAGCACTCGACAACTCGACTGATCGAAGGGCTTGCTGAAGCTGCCGCTGATGCCGGCATCCCCGTGCAGACCGCGCAGGTCGGCAGTCTGTTCGGCATGTTCTTCAACAATCGGCCTGTCCACTCGTGGGACGACGCCGCCACCAGCGACGCCGATCGATTTGGGCGTTGGTTTCAATCGATGCTTGCACAGGGCATCTACCTCGCGCCGTCGCAGTTCGAGACGGGCTTTCTGTCCACCGCACACACCAGCGCCGACATCGACCAGACCATAGAGGCGGCGAGAGCGGCAATGCGCCAGATCGGCTAA
- a CDS encoding DedA family protein — translation MLSGLQDQIIRIVDTFGYPGITGLILAETVFPPIPSELILPLAGFLAGQGHLTLIGVMLAATIGSVIGALLLYGLGLWFGQERLYAFIGRFGRFFLLKPTDLDRANGWFERHGSKAVTIGRVIPVVRSLISLPAGVTRMPLVPFIIYTAIGSAIWNGMLVGSGWILGNQWERVAGVVEYFQYAVILVVLVAVTWFAWSRRNEWRVWWVRK, via the coding sequence GTGCTGAGCGGCCTGCAGGATCAGATCATTCGCATCGTGGACACATTTGGATATCCCGGGATTACCGGACTGATCCTGGCTGAAACAGTCTTCCCACCGATACCGTCCGAATTGATCCTGCCGCTGGCCGGGTTCCTCGCTGGGCAGGGGCATCTGACACTCATCGGGGTGATGCTGGCCGCGACGATTGGCTCGGTGATCGGCGCTCTGCTGCTGTATGGCCTCGGCCTCTGGTTCGGGCAGGAACGCCTCTACGCGTTCATCGGACGATTCGGGCGCTTCTTCCTGCTGAAGCCGACCGACCTTGATCGCGCGAACGGCTGGTTCGAGCGCCACGGCAGCAAGGCCGTGACGATCGGACGCGTCATCCCGGTGGTCCGCAGCCTCATCTCGCTGCCGGCCGGCGTGACGCGGATGCCGCTCGTCCCGTTCATCATCTATACGGCAATCGGGAGTGCGATCTGGAATGGCATGCTGGTTGGCTCGGGCTGGATCCTGGGCAACCAGTGGGAACGCGTCGCCGGAGTAGTGGAATATTTCCAGTACGCGGTTATTCTGGTCGTGCTTGTCGCAGTGACCTGGTTCGCCTGGTCTCGGCGCAACGAGTGGCGCGTCTGGTGGGTCCGCAAATAG
- the rsgA gene encoding ribosome small subunit-dependent GTPase A produces MPRLSEMEPGSTLTGVIVRGYGLYYDVSTEAGLLRCTLRGMLKRPRRGTNPAAVGDRVTATLTTPEAEPPEGVVEEIAPRVRSLSRLARGTADVEQVIVANPDQLVAVFAIHHPEPHPRLVDRFLLIAEARGIDAILCVNKIDLAEPGDVERFHEPYRAAGYPIVETSVKTGVGLDELRQHLEGKVSAFAGPSGVGKSSLLNAIAPERLAERTGEISSATGKGRHTTTWTTLFHIGPDTYVADTPGIRALQLWGVDMANLDQLYPELRPYLGSCYYADCRHVNEPGCAVRAAVESGDIHPARYESYLSFVLDGG; encoded by the coding sequence TTGCCCAGACTCAGCGAAATGGAACCCGGCAGTACGCTGACCGGCGTCATCGTCCGGGGTTACGGCCTGTACTACGACGTCTCAACTGAGGCGGGACTCCTGCGCTGCACATTGCGGGGCATGCTCAAACGCCCGCGCCGTGGCACCAACCCGGCGGCCGTCGGCGATCGCGTTACGGCGACCCTCACCACACCCGAAGCCGAACCACCTGAAGGTGTCGTCGAAGAGATTGCGCCACGCGTGCGCTCGCTCTCGCGCCTGGCTCGCGGCACGGCTGATGTCGAGCAGGTCATCGTCGCCAACCCGGACCAGCTCGTCGCGGTCTTCGCCATCCACCATCCCGAGCCGCATCCGCGCCTGGTCGATCGCTTTCTACTGATCGCCGAGGCACGCGGGATCGACGCCATACTCTGCGTCAACAAGATCGACCTTGCCGAGCCGGGTGACGTCGAGCGCTTTCACGAGCCGTATCGCGCCGCCGGCTACCCGATTGTCGAGACGAGCGTAAAGACCGGCGTCGGACTGGACGAACTGCGCCAGCATCTGGAAGGCAAGGTCAGCGCGTTCGCGGGACCGTCCGGCGTCGGCAAGTCGAGCCTGCTCAACGCCATCGCACCCGAGCGGCTCGCCGAACGCACTGGCGAGATTTCCAGCGCAACCGGCAAGGGTCGTCACACGACGACCTGGACGACGCTCTTTCACATTGGCCCCGACACGTACGTCGCTGACACCCCCGGCATTCGCGCGCTGCAACTCTGGGGTGTCGACATGGCCAATCTCGATCAGCTTTATCCAGAGCTTCGGCCCTACCTCGGATCGTGCTACTATGCCGATTGCCGCCACGTCAACGAGCCTGGCTGCGCGGTACGCGCTGCTGTTGAATCTGGCGACATTCATCCGGCCCGCTACGAGAGCTACCTCTCATTCGTGCTGGATGGTGGCTAA
- a CDS encoding DinB family protein, producing the protein MNAVATALRDMFADQQIAMREVVHGLSAEALNWKPLDGKDTNSIAQMLSHALDAERSLVAGSVGITLDRDRESHFSVEVSSADEFIAQIDATTTEVYNWLGDLTDDALANTITRGDTTRTGAWMAIHALEHAREHIGQALLTRQLIEAGQS; encoded by the coding sequence ATGAACGCTGTCGCAACCGCACTCCGTGATATGTTCGCCGACCAGCAGATCGCCATGCGCGAGGTCGTCCACGGCCTCAGCGCCGAAGCGCTCAACTGGAAGCCGCTCGACGGCAAGGACACCAACTCGATCGCCCAAATGCTCTCGCACGCCCTCGATGCCGAGCGTTCACTCGTCGCAGGTTCCGTTGGTATCACGCTTGATCGCGATCGCGAATCGCATTTCTCCGTCGAGGTCAGCAGCGCCGACGAGTTCATCGCTCAGATCGATGCGACCACCACCGAGGTGTACAACTGGTTGGGTGATCTCACCGACGATGCTCTCGCTAACACCATCACGCGCGGTGACACGACGCGCACCGGAGCATGGATGGCAATCCACGCGCTGGAGCACGCCCGCGAGCACATCGGACAGGCATTGCTGACCCGCCAGCTGATTGAAGCGGGCCAGAGCTAG